In Mucilaginibacter celer, one DNA window encodes the following:
- a CDS encoding ABC transporter ATP-binding protein: protein MIKVDNLSKRFGDVKAVDGVSFGVPEQETLILLGTSGCGKTTTLKMINRLIEPTGGSIYIDGKNIMEQQPEVLRRSIGYVLQNNGLFPHYTVAENIAVVPNLLKWDKQKTEKRIAELMEKLHLDAAYLKAYPNELSGGQQQRIGLARALVSDPPVLLMDEPFGALDNVTRSKIHAEFKALDELKRKTIIMVTHDVQEAFELGDRICLMDKGRIIQAGTPADLLFNPVNNFVKEFLEHQRLQLEFKTIKLNDLWELLPELNKETNASSFNIDSSLWEALESFKFNAGETINISKDQNQIKTAGFEQLMSAFYQYKNKQSHE from the coding sequence AGGCCGTGGATGGTGTATCGTTCGGGGTGCCCGAACAGGAAACGCTCATTTTGCTGGGTACCAGCGGCTGCGGTAAAACCACCACGCTCAAAATGATTAACCGGTTGATAGAGCCTACAGGTGGCAGCATTTATATCGACGGTAAAAACATCATGGAGCAGCAACCCGAGGTTTTGCGCCGGAGTATTGGCTATGTGCTGCAAAACAATGGTTTATTTCCGCATTATACCGTGGCCGAAAATATTGCGGTTGTACCCAACCTGCTAAAATGGGACAAACAAAAAACAGAAAAACGCATAGCCGAGTTGATGGAAAAACTCCACCTCGATGCGGCTTATCTAAAAGCATATCCTAACGAGCTAAGCGGCGGGCAACAGCAGCGGATCGGCCTGGCAAGAGCATTGGTATCCGATCCGCCGGTGCTGCTGATGGACGAACCATTCGGCGCGCTGGATAACGTTACCCGCTCAAAAATCCATGCCGAATTCAAGGCCCTTGATGAGCTGAAGCGCAAAACCATCATCATGGTAACCCATGATGTGCAGGAAGCTTTTGAACTGGGCGACAGGATCTGCCTGATGGATAAAGGCCGGATCATCCAGGCGGGCACACCGGCCGATCTGCTTTTTAACCCGGTTAACAATTTTGTTAAAGAGTTCCTTGAACATCAACGCTTACAATTGGAGTTTAAAACCATCAAACTAAATGATCTGTGGGAGCTGCTTCCGGAGTTGAACAAGGAAACCAACGCGTCGTCATTTAATATCGACTCAAGTTTATGGGAGGCTTTGGAAAGCTTTAAATTTAATGCCGGCGAAACCATCAATATCAGCAAAGATCAGAATCAAATAAAAACGGCAGGCTTCGAGCAATTAATGTCGGCTTTTTATCAATATAAAAACAAGCAAAGCCATGAATGA
- a CDS encoding ABC transporter permease/substrate-binding protein, whose protein sequence is MNEQQQTLWQFMQQQSGKLQEQTLQHIGLTFISLCVAVLVGLPLGILISRKKQLSGIVLGIAGVLQTIPSIALLGFMIPLLGIGPKPAIVALLLYALLPIIRNTYTGILGVDASVKEAATAMGMSKWQILFKVELPLAMPVIFAGIRTATVINVGVATLASLIAAGGLGEFIFGGISLNNTNMILAGAIPSALLAVIFDVLLSLVQKISFKKIKKALYVLPVLLVLLCLFYIVPAKSTSKLTAGFTPEFMGRQDGDIGLRSKYGLKIHTIVISDAVMYKAAFEKQLDVISGYSTDGRLKAYNLVVLDDDKHIFPPYYAAPIVRDDALQKFPDLEKTLNLLAGKINDSVMTDLNYRTDYLHQTPERVAKDFLVAHQLWRTERGGSNGVVRIGSKIFGEQYILANMYSMLIKGYTDYDVSTKTGLGGTKICFDAMTNNQIDFYPEYTGTGLLAILQAPPQTVNRISVNKDSTFSYVQQQFEKQYQTKWLRPIGFNNAYALMMRQKQANELGIKTISNLKQFLDRK, encoded by the coding sequence ATGAATGAGCAGCAGCAAACTTTATGGCAGTTTATGCAGCAGCAATCGGGCAAACTGCAGGAGCAAACTTTGCAGCATATCGGCTTAACATTTATTTCGCTGTGCGTTGCCGTGCTGGTGGGCTTGCCGCTGGGAATCCTCATCTCGCGTAAAAAACAATTATCGGGCATTGTTTTAGGGATAGCGGGCGTGCTGCAAACTATTCCGAGTATTGCTTTGCTGGGCTTCATGATCCCGCTGTTGGGTATCGGCCCCAAACCGGCTATTGTGGCTTTGCTGCTGTATGCCTTGTTGCCTATTATCCGCAATACTTACACCGGTATTTTAGGGGTTGATGCTTCGGTTAAAGAAGCGGCTACCGCCATGGGCATGAGTAAATGGCAAATTCTGTTTAAGGTGGAGCTGCCCTTAGCCATGCCGGTAATTTTTGCTGGTATCCGTACCGCTACGGTAATCAATGTTGGGGTAGCTACTTTAGCGTCATTGATAGCAGCCGGTGGTTTGGGCGAATTTATTTTCGGCGGTATTTCGTTAAATAATACCAATATGATACTGGCGGGTGCTATTCCATCGGCACTGCTCGCTGTTATTTTTGATGTGCTTTTGTCGCTGGTGCAAAAAATCAGCTTTAAAAAAATAAAAAAAGCGCTTTATGTATTACCGGTATTGCTGGTGCTGCTTTGTTTGTTTTACATAGTCCCGGCAAAATCAACCAGTAAGCTTACTGCCGGCTTTACACCGGAGTTTATGGGCCGGCAGGATGGCGATATCGGCCTCAGGAGTAAATACGGGTTAAAGATCCATACCATCGTGATAAGCGATGCGGTAATGTACAAGGCAGCCTTTGAGAAACAGCTGGATGTGATCAGCGGATACTCTACCGATGGCAGGTTGAAAGCGTATAATTTAGTTGTTTTGGATGATGATAAGCACATTTTTCCGCCTTATTATGCCGCCCCGATTGTGCGCGATGATGCCCTGCAAAAATTTCCTGACCTTGAAAAGACATTAAACCTGCTTGCAGGCAAAATAAATGATTCGGTAATGACAGATTTAAATTACCGCACCGACTATCTTCACCAAACGCCCGAACGGGTAGCCAAAGATTTTTTGGTGGCACACCAATTGTGGCGTACCGAACGCGGGGGGAGCAATGGCGTAGTACGCATCGGCTCAAAAATTTTTGGCGAACAATATATACTGGCCAATATGTACAGCATGCTGATAAAAGGATATACGGATTATGATGTATCGACCAAAACAGGCCTCGGCGGCACCAAAATTTGTTTTGATGCCATGACCAATAACCAGATTGATTTTTATCCCGAGTACACCGGTACGGGGCTGTTGGCCATATTACAGGCACCACCCCAAACGGTTAACCGGATAAGTGTAAATAAGGATAGTACATTCAGCTACGTGCAGCAGCAATTTGAAAAACAATACCAGACAAAATGGCTCAGGCCCATCGGTTTTAACAATGCTTATGCCCTAATGATGCGGCAAAAGCAGGCGAATGAACTGGGCATCAAAACAATTTCGAACCTAAAACAGTTTTTGGATAGGAAGTAA
- the egtB gene encoding ergothioneine biosynthesis protein EgtB, giving the protein MDLITRYQEVRRRTEKICSYLQTEDYVVQPVVDVSPPKWHIGHVTWFFETFILKPYFMGYQEYNPDYNYVFNSYYETVGNRVIRTDRGNLSRPTVIEIYSYRKYVDEAMEGFLCGEISDEVKELMILGFNHEEQHQELLMTDIKYILGHNPLFPAYNRAHAAPDMEKVVSDDFISVNEGIYEIGFTGDGFCFDNELNRHKVYLNAYQISPKLVTNAEYLEFINSGGYQDFRHWHAEGWDWVKTNKVEAPLYWHNIDGEWHNYTYHGLEQLHLKAPVTHISYFEAYAYASWKGLRLPTEFEWEAAATQFNWGQRWEWTESSYLPYPGFAKAPGAIGEYNGKFMVNQKVLRGASEVTPPGHSRITYRNFFQTNLRWQFTGIRLAK; this is encoded by the coding sequence ATGGATTTAATAACACGTTACCAGGAGGTGCGCCGCCGTACCGAAAAAATATGTTCGTACCTGCAAACCGAAGATTATGTGGTGCAGCCCGTGGTTGATGTTAGTCCGCCTAAGTGGCATATCGGTCATGTTACCTGGTTTTTTGAAACGTTTATCCTAAAACCCTATTTTATGGGTTACCAGGAGTATAATCCTGATTATAATTACGTTTTTAACAGCTATTACGAAACCGTAGGCAACCGTGTTATCCGTACCGATCGCGGCAACCTGAGCCGCCCTACCGTTATCGAAATTTATAGCTACCGCAAATATGTTGATGAAGCCATGGAGGGTTTTCTTTGCGGTGAGATTAGCGATGAGGTAAAGGAATTGATGATACTTGGTTTTAATCACGAAGAGCAGCACCAGGAATTATTAATGACGGATATTAAATACATCCTCGGCCATAACCCGCTGTTCCCGGCATATAACAGGGCCCATGCGGCTCCTGATATGGAGAAAGTTGTTTCTGATGATTTTATCAGCGTAAATGAAGGTATTTACGAAATAGGTTTTACCGGTGATGGCTTTTGCTTTGACAACGAGCTGAACCGCCACAAGGTTTATCTTAATGCCTACCAGATAAGCCCCAAACTGGTAACCAATGCCGAATACCTTGAGTTTATTAACAGCGGCGGCTATCAAGATTTTCGCCACTGGCATGCCGAGGGTTGGGATTGGGTAAAAACCAACAAGGTAGAAGCCCCCCTATACTGGCACAATATTGATGGCGAATGGCATAACTATACCTACCACGGCCTGGAACAATTGCATTTAAAAGCCCCGGTAACACACATCAGTTATTTTGAGGCTTATGCTTATGCCTCATGGAAAGGCCTGCGCCTGCCTACCGAGTTTGAGTGGGAAGCTGCTGCTACCCAATTTAACTGGGGCCAGCGCTGGGAGTGGACCGAAAGCTCCTACCTCCCCTACCCGGGTTTTGCCAAAGCCCCCGGAGCTATTGGCGAGTACAATGGCAAATTTATGGTAAACCAAAAAGTACTACGCGGAGCATCGGAGGTTACACCGCCGGGGCATAGCCGCATTACATACCGTAACTTTTTTCAAACAAATTTACGCTGGCAGTTTACTGGCATAAGGCTTGCAAAGTAA
- a CDS encoding L-histidine N(alpha)-methyltransferase: protein MNPVITPEKANCTISEENRQFYADVIAGLKSEPKHLDSKYFYDANGDKLFQELMNCDEYYPTNCELEIFSEKTAEICDALIADGDAFDLIELGAGDATKSSFLLKYLLDKNADFTYLPIDISDNVISYLNITLPVTLPGIKITGLNGEYFQMLKKAATISSRRKVVLFLGSNIGNMPINDAIEFCRELRGNLSEGDMVLIGMDLKKDPRVILAAYNDKDGITREFNLNLLRRINRELHADFNIDQFEHYPTYDPESGACKSYLISLQDQEVMIGHEKVSFKKDEYIYMEISQKFTIMQTDQIAINTGFQPVGQFFDTKKWFIDAVWVAA, encoded by the coding sequence ATGAACCCAGTTATTACACCAGAAAAAGCCAACTGTACCATTAGCGAAGAGAACAGGCAGTTTTATGCCGATGTTATAGCGGGCTTAAAATCAGAACCCAAACACCTCGACTCGAAATATTTTTATGATGCCAATGGCGATAAGCTATTCCAGGAGCTGATGAACTGCGACGAGTATTACCCCACCAATTGCGAGTTGGAGATCTTCTCAGAAAAAACAGCCGAGATCTGCGATGCGCTTATTGCCGATGGAGATGCTTTTGATTTGATAGAGCTTGGAGCCGGCGATGCTACCAAATCAAGCTTTCTGCTTAAATACCTGTTGGATAAAAATGCCGATTTTACCTATCTGCCTATCGATATATCTGATAATGTAATATCGTACCTCAATATCACCCTCCCCGTTACCCTGCCCGGAATAAAAATAACCGGCCTTAACGGCGAGTATTTCCAGATGCTGAAAAAAGCTGCCACAATTTCGTCAAGACGCAAGGTGGTGTTGTTTTTAGGATCGAACATAGGCAATATGCCCATTAACGATGCCATCGAATTTTGCCGCGAACTGAGGGGTAATTTATCCGAAGGCGATATGGTACTGATAGGCATGGACCTGAAAAAAGATCCACGTGTTATCCTTGCCGCCTACAATGATAAAGACGGAATTACCCGCGAGTTTAACCTCAACCTGCTGCGCCGCATTAACCGCGAGCTTCATGCTGATTTTAATATAGATCAGTTTGAGCATTATCCAACCTACGATCCCGAATCGGGAGCATGCAAAAGTTACCTCATCAGCCTGCAGGATCAGGAAGTAATGATAGGCCACGAAAAGGTAAGCTTCAAAAAGGATGAATACATTTATATGGAGATCTCACAAAAGTTCACCATTATGCAAACCGACCAGATTGCGATAAACACAGGCTTCCAGCCGGTGGGCCAGTTTTTTGATACCAAGAAATGGTTTATTGATGCGGTGTGGGTGGCAGCGTAA
- a CDS encoding phytanoyl-CoA dioxygenase family protein — MNAQIAHLPRLDNFKKLSNHNINEFNEKGHTLVHEVLTKEEINAYRPVIVGAADRYNTEKRKLEDRDTYGKAFLQIMNLWQVDEDVKSFVLSKRLAKIAADLMGVENVRIYHDQALFKEPGGGPTPWHQDQYYWPIDTHNTVTLWMPLVDIDVDMGMLTFASRSDRGGAVFNTEISDESESAFDEYVKEKGFEITRAQTMAAGDATWHRGFTIHNAPGNNSDKMREVMTVIYVADGARITPYKNNWQKNDHEKWLMGKPIGEVIDSELNPKVL, encoded by the coding sequence ATGAATGCACAGATCGCTCATCTACCACGGCTTGATAATTTTAAAAAACTATCCAACCACAATATTAATGAATTTAATGAAAAAGGCCATACGCTTGTGCACGAAGTGCTTACAAAAGAAGAAATTAATGCTTACCGCCCCGTAATTGTTGGCGCAGCCGACCGATACAACACCGAAAAACGTAAACTTGAAGATCGCGACACCTACGGCAAAGCCTTTTTACAGATCATGAACCTGTGGCAGGTTGACGAAGATGTAAAGAGTTTTGTACTATCAAAACGCCTGGCCAAAATAGCTGCCGACCTGATGGGGGTTGAAAACGTAAGGATCTACCATGATCAGGCCCTGTTTAAAGAACCCGGTGGCGGCCCTACCCCCTGGCACCAGGATCAATATTACTGGCCTATTGATACCCATAACACCGTAACCTTGTGGATGCCGTTGGTAGATATTGATGTGGATATGGGCATGCTCACATTTGCATCCCGATCGGACAGGGGCGGCGCCGTATTTAACACAGAAATTTCGGACGAATCGGAATCGGCCTTTGATGAATATGTAAAGGAAAAAGGCTTTGAAATAACCCGTGCCCAAACCATGGCCGCCGGCGATGCCACCTGGCACCGGGGTTTTACCATTCATAATGCCCCCGGCAATAACTCGGATAAAATGCGCGAGGTTATGACGGTTATTTATGTGGCCGATGGTGCCCGCATCACCCCATACAAAAACAACTGGCAAAAAAATGACCACGAGAAATGGTTAATGGGGAAACCCATTGGAGAGGTAATTGATTCGGAGTTAAACCCGAAGGTGCTCTGA